A stretch of the Bacillus sp. FJAT-18017 genome encodes the following:
- a CDS encoding HU family DNA-binding protein produces MNKTELINAVAEASELSRKEATKAVDAVFDSILDALKNGDKVSLIGFGNFEVRERSARKGRNPQTGEEIEIAASKVPAFKPGKQLKDAVK; encoded by the coding sequence ATGAACAAAACAGAACTAATCAATGCAGTAGCTGAGGCTAGCGAACTTTCTAGGAAGGAAGCAACTAAAGCTGTTGATGCAGTGTTTGATTCCATTTTGGATGCTTTGAAAAATGGTGATAAGGTTTCCCTAATCGGTTTTGGTAACTTTGAAGTTCGTGAGCGTTCCGCTCGTAAAGGCCGCAACCCGCAAACTGGCGAAGAAATCGAAATCGCTGCTAGCAAAGTTCCAGCTTTCAAACCAGGTAAACAACTCAAAGACGCAGTGAAATAA
- the folE gene encoding GTP cyclohydrolase I FolE — MSEVDKARIEEAVRTILEAIGEDPDREGLLDTPKRVAKMYEEVFSGMHQDPREYFETIFGEEHEELVLVKDIPFYSMCEHHLVPFFGKAHVAYIPRNGRVTGLSKLARAVEAVAKRPQLQERITSEVANSIMQTLKPYGVMVVVEAEHMCMTMRGVKKPGSKTVTSAVRGIFNENAIARSEVLSLIKE; from the coding sequence ATGTCGGAAGTAGATAAAGCCCGGATTGAGGAAGCGGTTAGAACGATTCTTGAAGCAATTGGTGAGGATCCGGACCGGGAAGGGCTGCTGGATACACCAAAGCGCGTTGCAAAAATGTACGAAGAGGTTTTTAGCGGGATGCATCAGGACCCGAGAGAATATTTTGAAACCATTTTCGGGGAAGAACATGAAGAGTTGGTCCTCGTTAAAGATATACCATTTTACTCAATGTGCGAACATCATCTTGTCCCCTTTTTCGGAAAGGCGCATGTGGCTTACATCCCGAGAAATGGGCGTGTTACGGGACTAAGCAAATTGGCGAGAGCCGTAGAAGCTGTTGCAAAAAGGCCTCAGCTGCAGGAGCGAATTACATCTGAGGTTGCAAATAGTATTATGCAAACTCTTAAGCCGTATGGGGTAATGGTTGTTGTTGAAGCTGAGCATATGTGCATGACGATGCGAGGAGTTAAAAAGCCGGGCTCCAAGACAGTTACATCTGCTGTAAGGGGTATTTTTAACGAAAATGCAATCGCCAGATCTGAAGTCTTGTCTTTGATTAAAGAATAA
- the mtrB gene encoding trp RNA-binding attenuation protein MtrB: protein MEKKTQQAGDFVVIKAIDDGVSVIGLTRGTDTKFHHSEKLDRGEVLVAQFTEHTSAIKVRGNAKILTAFGEVESEAKK from the coding sequence ATGGAAAAAAAGACGCAGCAGGCAGGAGATTTTGTAGTAATTAAAGCAATTGATGACGGGGTTAGTGTGATTGGTTTAACTAGAGGAACTGACACGAAATTTCATCATTCTGAAAAACTGGACAGGGGAGAGGTCCTGGTTGCCCAGTTTACTGAGCATACTTCAGCAATCAAAGTAAGGGGTAATGCAAAAATACTCACAGCTTTTGGGGAAGTTGAGAGTGAGGCAAAAAAATAA
- a CDS encoding heptaprenyl diphosphate synthase component 1 encodes MHDHTIIKKVSEVKALIEQKVLHPYLLQHIEVPVIDEDKLLLLVSRMEGLGLSHNEQMNYALTAMLVQIALDTHEHVTNKKASFDLKERQLTVLAGDYYSGLYYKHLAESDDILMIRALAKGIKEVNENKILFYQKDFPSMDHLLTSVMNIEASLLARFSDYFGGSPWKTFAEGFLLLKRMLTERKLYSEKGFSPFFEAMESLPSSEPGVSFLERLDRGIAGLATDVKARAKSLTDMNAVLQTRLDELAADISQLKIFVEEG; translated from the coding sequence GTGCATGACCATACTATTATAAAAAAAGTCAGTGAGGTTAAGGCCCTGATTGAACAGAAGGTGCTTCATCCTTATTTGCTTCAGCATATTGAAGTTCCTGTCATCGACGAAGATAAGCTATTGCTGCTAGTTTCTAGAATGGAAGGGCTGGGTCTTTCCCACAATGAACAAATGAATTATGCACTAACAGCGATGCTTGTTCAAATCGCCCTGGATACTCATGAACATGTTACAAATAAAAAGGCCTCGTTCGATTTAAAGGAACGTCAACTGACTGTTCTCGCTGGAGATTATTATAGCGGGCTTTATTATAAACATCTTGCCGAGTCCGACGATATCCTGATGATTCGTGCACTCGCCAAAGGTATAAAAGAAGTAAACGAAAACAAAATCCTTTTTTATCAAAAGGATTTTCCATCAATGGATCATCTTTTAACTAGTGTAATGAATATTGAAGCATCCCTTCTTGCCCGTTTTTCAGATTATTTCGGTGGAAGTCCATGGAAGACGTTTGCAGAAGGTTTCCTGCTTTTGAAAAGAATGCTTACTGAACGGAAATTGTATAGCGAGAAGGGGTTCAGTCCGTTTTTTGAAGCAATGGAATCACTACCATCTTCTGAACCTGGCGTATCTTTCCTGGAAAGGCTTGATAGGGGAATTGCTGGTCTGGCGACAGATGTTAAAGCTAGAGCCAAGTCATTAACTGATATGAATGCAGTTTTGCAAACCAGGCTGGATGAGTTGGCAGCCGATATAAGCCAGTTGAAAATTTTTGTGGAAGAAGGGTAG
- a CDS encoding demethylmenaquinone methyltransferase, producing the protein MARSKEERVHSVFESISDNYDKMNSVISFKMHLAWRKDTMKRMNVQPGSKALDVCCGTADWSVALAEAVGKEGHVTGLDFSKNMLKIGQKKIKELNLSNVDLIHGNAMELPFPDNSFDYVTIGFGLRNVPDYLQVLSEMRRVLKPGGIAVCLETSQPTMPVYRQLYFFYFRYIMPVFGKLFAKSYEEYSWLQESARDFPGMKELARMFEKAGFTKVTYKAYSGGAAAVHFGYKD; encoded by the coding sequence ATGGCACGCTCAAAAGAAGAACGGGTGCACTCCGTATTTGAAAGCATTTCCGACAACTATGATAAAATGAATTCCGTGATCAGCTTCAAAATGCATCTTGCATGGAGGAAGGACACGATGAAGCGGATGAATGTCCAGCCAGGTTCAAAAGCCTTGGATGTTTGCTGTGGAACCGCTGATTGGAGCGTTGCTCTTGCGGAAGCCGTAGGCAAAGAAGGACATGTGACAGGTCTGGACTTTAGCAAAAATATGCTGAAAATCGGCCAAAAGAAAATCAAAGAACTAAACCTATCAAATGTGGATCTCATCCATGGCAATGCTATGGAATTGCCGTTTCCGGATAATAGCTTTGATTATGTGACAATCGGATTTGGACTTAGGAATGTTCCTGATTATTTGCAGGTCCTGAGTGAGATGCGCAGGGTACTTAAGCCCGGTGGGATAGCGGTCTGCCTTGAAACTTCCCAGCCGACCATGCCGGTTTACAGGCAGCTATATTTCTTTTATTTCAGGTACATAATGCCGGTATTTGGGAAACTATTCGCAAAGAGTTATGAAGAATACTCCTGGCTTCAGGAGTCAGCCAGGGACTTCCCGGGCATGAAAGAACTGGCTAGAATGTTTGAAAAAGCCGGTTTTACAAAAGTAACGTATAAAGCATATAGCGGCGGAGCGGCAGCAGTCCATTTTGGATACAAGGATTAA
- the hepT gene encoding heptaprenyl diphosphate synthase component II, translating to MKLKMMTSFLNSDLTLIEKTLEDTIQADSMLLRQASLHTLQAGGKRIRPVFVLLAAKFGNYEIDRIKNVAVSLELIHMASLVHDDVIDDAEIRRGQPTIKAKWDNRIAMYTGDYILALSLEVMTNIHNASAHKILANTIVEVCVGEIQQIEDKYRFNQTMRDYFRRIKRKTALLIAVSCELGAIAADADRKISRKLYLFGYYVGMSYQIIDDILDFTGTEKELGKPAGGDLLQGNITAPVLYAMEDPALRERIVQVSEHTNPEEMKEIIELIKDSSAIEKSFALSNRYLEKALSILETLPQNKAKKTLYDIAKYIGKRKY from the coding sequence ATGAAATTAAAAATGATGACCTCATTTTTAAACTCCGACCTTACATTGATTGAAAAAACGCTAGAAGATACAATACAGGCGGATTCCATGCTGTTACGGCAAGCTTCGCTGCATACCCTGCAGGCGGGTGGAAAACGGATCCGCCCTGTTTTTGTTTTGCTGGCTGCTAAATTCGGGAACTATGAAATTGACCGGATTAAAAATGTAGCCGTTTCCTTAGAGCTTATCCACATGGCTTCCCTGGTACATGATGATGTTATTGATGATGCAGAGATTCGCAGAGGACAGCCAACAATTAAGGCGAAATGGGACAATCGGATTGCGATGTATACAGGCGATTATATCCTCGCTCTTTCGCTTGAAGTAATGACCAATATTCATAATGCTAGTGCCCATAAGATACTTGCGAATACCATTGTTGAAGTTTGTGTTGGAGAAATTCAGCAGATTGAAGATAAATATCGCTTTAATCAAACGATGAGGGATTATTTCAGGCGGATTAAGCGGAAAACCGCACTGCTGATAGCGGTAAGCTGTGAGCTTGGGGCAATTGCGGCTGACGCAGATAGAAAAATCAGCAGGAAATTATACCTTTTTGGATATTATGTTGGAATGTCCTATCAGATAATTGATGACATCCTAGATTTCACAGGAACCGAAAAGGAACTGGGTAAGCCTGCTGGAGGAGATTTGCTGCAGGGCAATATCACTGCCCCTGTCCTTTATGCGATGGAGGATCCTGCTCTTAGGGAAAGGATCGTCCAAGTAAGCGAGCATACTAACCCAGAAGAAATGAAGGAAATTATTGAACTGATCAAGGATTCTAGTGCTATAGAAAAATCATTTGCGCTAAGCAATCGTTATCTTGAGAAAGCTCTCTCTATCCTGGAAACTTTGCCGCAAAACAAGGCGAAGAAAACTCTGTATGATATTGCGAAATATATTGGAAAACGAAAATACTAA
- the ndk gene encoding nucleoside-diphosphate kinase, protein MEKTFLMVKPDGVQRGVIGEIVARFEKKGFQLAGAKLMSIPREIAEEHYGEHKERPFFGELVDFITSGPVFAMVWQGENVIATARQMMGSTNPKDAAPGTIRGDFGLTVGKNIIHGSDSPASAEREIGIFFKEEELVQYTKLINEWVY, encoded by the coding sequence ATGGAAAAGACATTTTTAATGGTCAAGCCCGATGGAGTTCAACGTGGGGTAATCGGAGAAATCGTTGCACGTTTTGAGAAAAAAGGATTTCAACTTGCCGGAGCAAAATTAATGAGCATTCCGCGCGAAATTGCGGAGGAGCATTACGGGGAACATAAAGAACGCCCATTCTTCGGTGAGCTTGTAGATTTTATTACATCAGGACCTGTATTCGCCATGGTATGGCAGGGGGAAAATGTAATTGCAACCGCACGCCAGATGATGGGTAGCACGAATCCAAAAGATGCCGCTCCTGGCACAATTCGCGGGGATTTCGGCCTAACTGTTGGAAAGAACATCATCCATGGTTCGGATTCACCAGCCAGCGCAGAAAGAGAAATCGGGATTTTCTTTAAGGAAGAAGAACTTGTTCAGTACACAAAATTAATTAATGAGTGGGTATACTAA
- the aroC gene encoding chorismate synthase, giving the protein MRYMTAGESHGPQLTVIIEGVPAGMPITAEQINKELARRQKGHGRGRRMQIEKDTVEIAGGVRHGKTLGSPIALIIKNDDWKHWTGIMGSEPIDEDAEAGMKRKISRPRPGHADLNGAIKYGHRDIRNVLERSSARETAARVAAGAVAKALLSGAGIEIGSHVVEIGGIKAESSPMAVKEIQVKSENSPVRCLDPKAEGLMMGAIDQAKENGDSIGGVVEVIAEGMPAGVGSYVHYDRKLDSKIAGAMISINAFKGVEFGIGFKAASIPGSQVHDEILWTEESGYTRRTNRLGGFEGGMSTGMPVVVRGVMKPIPTLYKPLQSVDIETKEPFTASIERSDSCAVPAAAVVAESVVAWELASAIVEQFQSDRFDLFLENMKAYRESSRLF; this is encoded by the coding sequence ATGAGATACATGACAGCAGGCGAATCGCATGGACCACAATTAACGGTGATTATTGAAGGCGTACCAGCAGGAATGCCTATTACCGCTGAACAAATCAACAAAGAACTTGCCCGCAGGCAAAAGGGTCATGGCCGGGGAAGGCGGATGCAAATTGAAAAGGATACTGTTGAAATTGCTGGCGGGGTCCGCCATGGAAAAACTCTTGGTTCCCCAATTGCATTGATTATAAAAAATGATGATTGGAAGCATTGGACTGGCATTATGGGTTCGGAACCAATTGATGAAGATGCTGAAGCAGGCATGAAAAGGAAAATATCAAGGCCGCGTCCAGGCCACGCCGATTTAAACGGTGCCATTAAGTATGGGCATAGGGATATTCGGAATGTCCTTGAACGATCCTCTGCCCGGGAAACCGCAGCAAGAGTTGCTGCTGGTGCGGTAGCAAAGGCCCTTCTATCCGGAGCTGGCATTGAAATAGGCTCCCATGTTGTTGAAATTGGGGGAATTAAAGCTGAAAGCAGCCCAATGGCGGTGAAGGAGATACAAGTCAAAAGTGAAAACTCACCAGTTCGCTGTCTCGATCCTAAGGCAGAGGGCTTAATGATGGGCGCTATTGATCAAGCAAAAGAAAATGGTGATTCTATTGGCGGCGTTGTTGAAGTTATCGCAGAGGGAATGCCAGCAGGAGTAGGCAGTTATGTCCATTATGACCGAAAGCTGGATTCGAAAATAGCAGGTGCAATGATCAGCATAAATGCTTTCAAAGGTGTTGAATTTGGAATTGGTTTCAAAGCGGCAAGTATACCTGGCTCCCAGGTGCATGATGAAATTCTTTGGACCGAGGAAAGTGGCTATACACGGAGAACCAATCGGCTTGGAGGATTTGAAGGCGGAATGTCGACTGGGATGCCCGTAGTGGTTCGTGGGGTTATGAAGCCGATTCCAACGCTTTATAAGCCGCTTCAAAGTGTTGACATTGAGACGAAAGAGCCATTCACCGCCAGTATTGAGCGTTCAGACAGCTGTGCTGTTCCCGCCGCGGCAGTCGTAGCTGAAAGTGTCGTTGCATGGGAACTGGCTTCTGCAATTGTGGAACAGTTCCAATCTGACAGGTTTGATTTGTTTTTGGAGAATATGAAAGCCTACCGGGAATCATCGAGGCTTTTTTAA
- the aroB gene encoding 3-dehydroquinate synthase — translation METIYISTGDKQYPVIIGQNAIAELKPFLQDKFSSLTKLLVITDANVAPLYLKTLLDRLQDYPVSVFTAPGGEKGKTIETYYKGMTAALEAGLDRKSLILALGGGAVGDLAGFIAATFMRGIAFIQLPTTILAHDSSVGGKTGINHHLGKNLIGAFHQPVAVFYDMTFLNSLPEHEMRSGFAELIKHALIGNPDLYQWLKSTIKDLSQITAGQYETMLAKGIKVKADVVSEDEREQGIRAYLNFGHTLGHAIEAEAGFGHITHGEAVMHGMLFALKLSQVKSGLQFDTEEFITWISRLGYQTRLPEGLTMDGLILKMKKDKKAVGGRLRFVLLKKLGEPILSELDTEFLQQELKLLL, via the coding sequence ATGGAAACTATTTACATCAGTACAGGCGACAAACAATATCCAGTAATCATTGGCCAAAATGCAATAGCTGAATTAAAGCCGTTCCTGCAAGATAAGTTTTCTAGTCTTACCAAATTACTGGTCATTACAGATGCCAATGTTGCTCCCCTATATTTAAAGACACTTCTTGATAGGTTGCAGGATTATCCTGTCTCTGTATTTACTGCTCCTGGCGGTGAAAAGGGGAAGACGATAGAGACGTATTATAAAGGGATGACAGCAGCACTTGAAGCGGGGCTTGACAGGAAATCACTCATACTTGCCCTTGGCGGGGGAGCAGTTGGTGACCTGGCAGGGTTCATCGCGGCGACTTTTATGCGGGGAATAGCCTTTATCCAACTGCCAACAACAATCCTGGCACATGATAGTTCAGTAGGCGGGAAGACAGGGATTAACCATCATCTTGGTAAAAATCTAATCGGTGCCTTTCATCAGCCTGTTGCGGTATTTTATGATATGACATTCCTGAATAGCCTCCCGGAGCATGAGATGCGCTCAGGATTCGCAGAGCTTATTAAACATGCCCTTATTGGCAATCCGGATCTATATCAATGGTTAAAATCAACGATTAAAGACCTCTCACAAATAACAGCAGGCCAATACGAAACCATGCTTGCAAAAGGAATAAAGGTTAAGGCGGATGTTGTATCGGAAGATGAACGTGAACAGGGAATTAGGGCATACCTCAATTTTGGGCATACCCTTGGCCATGCAATTGAGGCAGAAGCAGGATTTGGCCATATAACTCATGGAGAAGCGGTCATGCATGGGATGCTTTTTGCCTTGAAATTGAGTCAGGTTAAAAGCGGGCTTCAGTTTGATACGGAGGAGTTTATTACCTGGATAAGCAGACTTGGATATCAAACAAGACTTCCAGAAGGGCTTACTATGGATGGCTTAATTTTAAAAATGAAAAAAGACAAGAAGGCAGTAGGTGGGCGGCTTCGCTTTGTATTATTGAAAAAGCTAGGTGAACCAATCCTTAGCGAACTTGATACCGAATTCCTTCAACAAGAGCTAAAGCTTTTACTTTAA
- the hisC gene encoding histidinol-phosphate transaminase, translating into MRWKEQMLSLKPYQPGKSIKSVKEEYGLQSIVKLASNENPFGYSSRVAEALKEYQLSLEIYPDGSAGELRSALAEKLGINDSQLIFGNGSDELIQIISRALLYPGANTVMAAPTFPQYRHNAILEGAEIREVPLVNGDHDLYGMLQAIDEETNVLWLCSPNNPTGTYIPEGELLAFLEKVPPQVLVVLDEAYYEYVVATDFHDSVAIVNRFPNVIALRTFSKIYGLSGLRVGYGIADESIIQALEPAREPFNTNSLGQFAASVALKDQDFIRTCREKNRQGLEMFYRFCEKWDLDYYPSQGNFILVNVQQDANRVFQYLLERGFIVRSGAALGFPESVRITVGSQEQIEGIINVFGAFLEKESQAKV; encoded by the coding sequence ATGCGGTGGAAAGAGCAGATGCTTTCCTTAAAGCCTTATCAGCCAGGAAAGTCAATAAAATCAGTAAAAGAAGAATATGGTTTACAGTCAATTGTGAAACTTGCCTCAAATGAAAACCCATTTGGCTATTCAAGTCGGGTTGCCGAAGCCTTAAAAGAATATCAACTTTCATTGGAAATTTACCCTGATGGCTCTGCGGGAGAGCTCCGTTCAGCACTAGCCGAAAAACTCGGTATTAACGATTCCCAACTTATTTTTGGGAATGGTTCCGATGAACTCATCCAAATTATTTCTAGGGCACTGCTATATCCTGGAGCAAATACAGTCATGGCTGCGCCAACATTCCCACAGTATCGTCACAATGCCATCCTTGAGGGTGCAGAAATACGTGAAGTTCCGCTTGTGAATGGAGATCATGATTTGTACGGGATGCTGCAAGCGATAGACGAAGAAACAAATGTTCTCTGGCTCTGCAGCCCGAACAATCCAACAGGAACTTATATTCCCGAGGGAGAACTTCTTGCTTTTTTGGAAAAAGTGCCTCCACAAGTGCTAGTGGTACTTGATGAAGCCTATTACGAATATGTCGTAGCAACTGATTTCCATGATTCGGTTGCAATTGTCAATCGCTTTCCTAATGTTATTGCATTAAGGACTTTTTCAAAAATATATGGTCTTTCAGGCCTTCGGGTAGGCTATGGGATTGCGGATGAATCCATTATCCAGGCATTAGAACCTGCGCGTGAACCTTTCAATACAAATTCACTTGGCCAGTTTGCCGCCAGTGTCGCACTAAAGGACCAGGATTTCATTCGTACCTGCCGGGAAAAGAATAGACAAGGGTTAGAGATGTTTTACAGGTTTTGTGAAAAATGGGACCTTGACTATTATCCTTCACAGGGAAACTTCATACTTGTAAATGTCCAGCAGGATGCAAACCGTGTTTTTCAATACTTGCTTGAACGCGGATTCATTGTCCGTTCCGGGGCAGCATTGGGATTCCCTGAGAGTGTAAGGATTACTGTTGGATCTCAGGAACAGATTGAGGGAATCATCAATGTTTTTGGAGCATTCCTTGAAAAAGAAAGCCAGGCTAAAGTATAG
- a CDS encoding prephenate dehydrogenase translates to MNGKVFIIGLGLIGGSLGLCIKKAHPASTVIGYDIRSRQANLAEMLGPVDKAVGTIREGAEEADLIIISAPVRETERILQELTTCTLKDTAIVTDTGSTKDKIFQISEPLRKQGISFIGGHPMAGSHKSGITAAKENLFENAFYILSPDKEEKPENVSALKNWLVGTNAKFLELPPGEHDFLAGVISHFPHIIAASIVHQTEKLSGDHPLLPRLAAGGFKDITRIASSSPEMWRDILLHNKETLVSLLDMWTKEMDSVKSLLIDSNEEAIAAYFADAKTFRDALPVNKKGAIPAFYDLFVDIPDYPGVVSEITGYLAKENISITNIRIIETREEIYGVLVISFQTAHDREKAVKCIQTYTTFPLEYEI, encoded by the coding sequence GTGAACGGAAAGGTTTTTATTATCGGACTAGGGTTGATAGGTGGATCTTTGGGCCTTTGTATAAAGAAGGCCCATCCGGCCTCAACCGTGATTGGGTATGATATCAGGAGCAGGCAGGCCAATCTCGCAGAAATGCTTGGGCCAGTAGATAAAGCCGTAGGAACCATCCGGGAAGGCGCGGAAGAAGCCGATTTAATCATCATTTCAGCGCCGGTAAGGGAGACGGAGAGGATTCTGCAGGAATTGACTACCTGCACTCTTAAAGACACAGCCATTGTCACTGATACGGGGAGTACGAAGGATAAAATTTTTCAAATATCCGAACCGTTAAGGAAGCAGGGGATTTCGTTCATCGGCGGCCATCCGATGGCTGGGTCACACAAGAGCGGAATTACGGCTGCAAAAGAAAATTTATTTGAAAATGCATTTTACATATTATCACCAGATAAGGAAGAAAAGCCTGAGAACGTTTCAGCCTTAAAAAATTGGCTTGTTGGAACGAACGCAAAATTTCTGGAACTTCCACCGGGCGAGCACGATTTTCTTGCTGGTGTGATTAGCCACTTTCCTCATATTATTGCCGCCTCGATTGTCCACCAGACAGAAAAGCTTTCTGGTGACCACCCACTTCTGCCAAGGCTGGCGGCTGGAGGTTTCAAGGATATTACCAGGATAGCTTCAAGCAGTCCCGAAATGTGGAGGGATATTCTTCTTCACAATAAAGAAACTCTTGTTTCACTGCTTGATATGTGGACCAAGGAAATGGATTCTGTTAAATCCTTGCTAATCGATTCAAATGAAGAAGCTATTGCTGCTTATTTTGCTGATGCAAAAACGTTCCGTGATGCTCTTCCAGTAAATAAGAAAGGTGCAATTCCGGCATTTTATGATTTGTTCGTCGATATACCCGACTATCCCGGGGTTGTTTCGGAAATTACTGGCTATCTTGCAAAAGAAAATATAAGCATAACCAATATTCGAATCATTGAAACTCGTGAGGAAATCTACGGCGTTCTAGTAATCAGCTTCCAGACAGCTCATGATAGGGAGAAAGCTGTGAAGTGCATACAGACATATACAACCTTTCCATTGGAATATGAAATTTAG
- the aroA gene encoding 3-phosphoshikimate 1-carboxyvinyltransferase, protein MDTKILTPVTSGLSGSIAIPGDKSISHRAIMFGAIASGKTTVKNFLTGNDCLSTVSCFKNLGVDIDVNGTTVEIAGKGIDGLTEFNGTLDVGNSGTTIRLMMGLLAGRAFPSKFTGDSSIAKRPMSRVTDPLKEMGCKIDGNDNGKYVPITVQGGGLKGITYTLPVASAQVKSALLLAGLQAEGETVITEPAPTRDHTERMIRQFGGTVNVSDNKIRINGGQQLKAADITVPGDISSAAFFLVAGAIVPNSRIVLKNIGLNWTRTGIIEVLEEMGASIKISQSDREANEPAGDIVVETSSLRAATIGGSLIPRLIDEIPIIALLATQAEGETVISDARELRVKETDRIETVASELRKLGAKIETTEDGMIIKGGTRLRGGRVSSHGDHRIGMMLSIASLICENEVIVEDADSIAVSYPDFFKDLDSLK, encoded by the coding sequence ATGGACACTAAAATACTTACACCGGTTACATCAGGTTTATCAGGCAGTATAGCGATACCCGGCGACAAATCGATTTCTCACCGGGCCATTATGTTTGGCGCGATAGCTTCTGGTAAAACGACAGTTAAAAACTTTCTTACGGGAAATGACTGTTTGAGCACAGTTTCCTGTTTTAAAAACCTTGGTGTTGACATTGATGTAAATGGTACAACAGTTGAAATAGCAGGAAAAGGGATCGACGGGCTTACAGAGTTCAATGGAACCCTCGATGTTGGGAATTCAGGTACAACGATCCGGCTAATGATGGGACTTCTTGCTGGAAGGGCATTTCCTTCGAAATTCACAGGAGATTCATCCATTGCCAAAAGGCCGATGAGCAGGGTAACCGATCCTTTAAAGGAAATGGGCTGTAAAATAGACGGAAACGATAATGGCAAGTATGTACCGATTACTGTGCAAGGCGGCGGTTTAAAAGGCATCACCTATACGCTTCCTGTTGCTAGTGCACAAGTGAAATCGGCACTTCTCCTTGCTGGGCTCCAGGCGGAAGGGGAGACGGTCATTACCGAACCAGCACCAACAAGGGACCATACTGAAAGAATGATTCGCCAATTCGGCGGTACGGTTAATGTATCAGACAATAAAATTCGGATTAATGGTGGACAACAACTCAAAGCAGCTGATATCACGGTGCCAGGAGACATTTCATCCGCCGCATTTTTTCTCGTTGCCGGAGCAATTGTACCCAATAGTAGAATAGTTCTTAAAAACATAGGATTGAACTGGACTAGAACTGGAATTATTGAGGTTCTTGAAGAAATGGGCGCTTCTATTAAAATCAGCCAATCTGACAGGGAAGCCAACGAACCAGCAGGTGATATAGTTGTAGAAACGTCAAGTTTGCGTGCTGCAACTATTGGGGGCAGCCTAATTCCAAGGCTGATTGACGAGATCCCGATCATCGCTTTGCTAGCCACCCAGGCAGAAGGAGAGACGGTTATCAGTGACGCCCGTGAACTCCGTGTAAAAGAAACGGACCGGATTGAAACAGTTGCCAGCGAACTTCGTAAACTTGGAGCAAAGATAGAAACAACTGAAGATGGGATGATTATAAAGGGCGGTACCAGATTGAGGGGAGGAAGGGTATCTTCCCATGGCGATCACCGGATTGGGATGATGCTGTCAATCGCTTCACTAATATGTGAAAATGAGGTAATTGTTGAGGATGCAGATTCCATTGCTGTATCTTACCCGGACTTCTTTAAAGATCTCGACAGTCTTAAATAA